The following coding sequences lie in one Leucobacter allii genomic window:
- the hemW gene encoding radical SAM family heme chaperone HemW: protein MPSILPEGDPAPADGSLPPSAAEGSAERRFGVYVHVPYCRVRCGYCDFNTYTASELGGTRRDDYAAQAQRELSFGADVLRRAGVAERAASTVFFGGGTPTLLPAEDLASMLGRIRDEWGLAPGAEVTTEANPDSVDAAYLERLTRAGFTRVSFGMQSAVPEVLRTLDRTHTPERIPLVTRWAREAGLQVSVDLIYGTPGERIEDWDRSVDAALATEPDHLSAYALIVEPGTKLAAQIKRGSVPEPDEDLHAEMYERADARFAAAGLGWYEISNWARSEATRSRHNLAYWTGEDWWAAGPGAHSHVGGVRWWNVKHPGAYAQRMAQGASPAHAREILDASSRREERILLETRIADGLDTGVLTAEERRRVPGLIADGLIDGRAAIAGRVVPTLRGRLLADTVVHRLLG, encoded by the coding sequence GTGCCGAGCATTCTTCCTGAGGGCGACCCCGCACCCGCGGACGGATCGCTCCCGCCGAGCGCGGCCGAGGGATCCGCGGAGCGGCGATTCGGCGTCTACGTGCACGTCCCCTACTGCCGGGTCCGGTGCGGCTACTGCGACTTCAACACCTACACCGCGAGCGAGCTCGGCGGCACGCGGCGGGACGACTACGCCGCGCAGGCGCAGCGGGAGTTGAGCTTCGGCGCCGACGTGCTCCGGCGCGCGGGCGTCGCCGAGCGCGCCGCGTCGACCGTCTTCTTCGGCGGCGGCACGCCCACGCTCCTCCCCGCGGAGGATCTCGCGAGCATGCTCGGACGGATCCGCGACGAGTGGGGCCTCGCTCCCGGTGCCGAGGTGACGACCGAGGCGAATCCCGACTCCGTGGACGCCGCATACCTCGAGCGGCTCACCCGCGCCGGCTTCACCCGGGTGAGCTTCGGCATGCAGTCCGCCGTGCCCGAGGTGCTGCGGACGCTCGATCGGACCCACACGCCCGAACGGATCCCGCTCGTGACGCGCTGGGCTCGCGAGGCCGGGCTGCAAGTCAGCGTCGACCTCATCTACGGGACGCCGGGCGAGCGCATCGAGGATTGGGACCGCTCGGTCGACGCCGCGCTCGCGACCGAACCCGATCACCTGTCCGCATACGCCCTCATCGTCGAGCCGGGCACGAAGCTCGCCGCGCAGATCAAGCGCGGCTCCGTTCCCGAGCCCGACGAGGACCTGCACGCGGAGATGTACGAGCGCGCGGATGCCCGCTTCGCCGCGGCCGGTCTCGGCTGGTACGAGATCAGCAACTGGGCCCGCTCGGAGGCGACGCGCTCCCGGCACAACCTCGCCTACTGGACGGGGGAGGACTGGTGGGCCGCCGGCCCGGGCGCACACAGCCACGTGGGCGGTGTTCGCTGGTGGAACGTCAAGCACCCCGGCGCGTATGCGCAGCGCATGGCGCAGGGCGCCTCCCCGGCGCACGCGCGCGAGATCCTCGACGCCTCGTCGCGACGCGAGGAGCGGATCCTCCTCGAGACCCGCATCGCGGACGGCCTCGACACGGGGGTGCTGACGGCCGAGGAGCGGCGCCGCGTCCCCGGCCTGATCGCTGACGGCCTCATCGACGGCCGCGCGGCGATCGCCGGCCGCGTCGTCCCGACGCTCCGCGGGCGCCTGCTGGCGGATACGGTCGTGCATCGACTGCTGGGGTAG
- a CDS encoding DUF1990 family protein codes for MSREQPARRSSHVSMPVAYAAVGASKAPDLLRFPPEGATPYEEELRLGSGQERFLVASSLLMTWGSQRGSGVGIDDLARGSGAHYAGVSFDDDGTPEAAGQLEEHFGPDGEPYITAGTTATLRGPGPDARSVLIVYTIDEDRRVGFAWGTADELGAVGEQLFTVEHREDDTVWAVARGFLSAPRSGLLGIKGRSDLRTAIDAVKQQIAALAPGAQPLGATPPAEPDVAPDVIAEPDVVADVAEAVAEAQAPDTAEDPVVVEAGAPAEPAAEEAVVEDAAAAAEEAAAAEEAVVVDAAAAADEAAAETEAAAGDEAATSEAPAAAQATHRRRPSKPKP; via the coding sequence GTGAGCAGGGAGCAGCCGGCCCGCCGGAGCAGCCACGTCTCGATGCCCGTCGCCTACGCGGCGGTCGGGGCCTCGAAGGCGCCCGACCTGCTGCGCTTCCCCCCGGAGGGCGCGACGCCCTACGAGGAGGAGCTGAGGCTCGGCAGCGGCCAGGAGCGCTTCCTGGTGGCGTCGAGCCTGCTCATGACCTGGGGGTCGCAGCGCGGCAGCGGGGTCGGAATCGACGATCTCGCGCGCGGGTCGGGCGCGCACTACGCGGGCGTGAGCTTCGACGACGACGGGACGCCCGAGGCGGCCGGCCAGCTCGAGGAGCACTTCGGCCCGGACGGCGAGCCGTACATCACGGCCGGCACGACCGCGACGCTGCGCGGCCCCGGACCGGACGCGCGCTCCGTGCTGATCGTCTACACGATCGATGAGGATCGGCGGGTCGGGTTCGCCTGGGGCACGGCCGACGAACTGGGCGCCGTCGGCGAGCAGCTCTTCACCGTCGAGCACCGCGAGGACGACACCGTCTGGGCGGTCGCTCGCGGCTTCCTGTCCGCGCCTCGGAGCGGGCTGCTCGGGATCAAGGGCCGTTCGGATCTGCGCACCGCGATCGACGCGGTCAAGCAGCAGATCGCCGCGCTCGCCCCCGGCGCTCAGCCGCTCGGCGCGACGCCGCCCGCGGAGCCGGATGTCGCGCCGGACGTCATCGCGGAGCCGGATGTCGTCGCGGACGTGGCGGAGGCCGTCGCCGAGGCGCAGGCGCCCGATACGGCTGAGGATCCGGTCGTCGTCGAAGCGGGGGCGCCCGCGGAGCCGGCTGCGGAAGAGGCCGTGGTCGAGGATGCGGCCGCAGCCGCTGAGGAGGCCGCGGCTGCCGAGGAGGCCGTCGTGGTCGACGCGGCGGCAGCAGCGGATGAGGCCGCGGCCGAAACTGAGGCTGCGGCCGGGGACGAGGCGGCGACTTCCGAGGCGCCCGCCGCCGCGCAGGCGACGCATCGGCGGCGCCCGAGCAAGCCGAAGCCATGA